In the Bos indicus x Bos taurus breed Angus x Brahman F1 hybrid chromosome 20, Bos_hybrid_MaternalHap_v2.0, whole genome shotgun sequence genome, one interval contains:
- the TMEM174 gene encoding transmembrane protein 174, with translation MEQGCSRMEDFPLNVFSVTPYTPSTADIQVSDDDKAGATLLFSGIFLGLVGVTFTIMGWIKYQGVSHFEWTQLLGPILLSVGVTFILIAVCKFKMLSCQWCKESEERLPDPEQTAGGQSFVFTGINQPITFHGATVVQYIPPPYGSQEPMGMNTTYLQPVVSPCGLIPTGGLAATMPSPPQYYTIYPPENAAFVDDQDYPSFADTADGRSSPDAEQLEETPLGDEDSACFSPPPYEEICSPPR, from the exons ATGGAGCAGGGCTGCAGCCGCATGGAGGACTTCCCTCTCAACGTGTTCTCGGTCACTCCATACACTCCCAGCACTGCCGACATCCAGGTGTCAGACGACGACAAGGCAGGGGCCACCCTGCTCTTCTCGGGCATCTTCCTGGGACTGGTGGGGGTCACATTCACCATCATGGGCTGGATCAAATACCAAGGGGTCTCCCACTTCGAATGGACCCAGCTCCTCGGGCCCATCCTGCTGTCGGTGGGGGTGACGTTCATCCTGATTGCCGTGTGCAAGTTCAAAATGCTGTCCTGCCAGTGGTGCAAAGAAAGTGAGGAGAGGCTCCCGGATCCGGAGCAGACGGCGGGAGGACAATCCTTTGTGTTCACTGGTATCAACCAACCCATCACCTTCCACGGCGCCACTGTGGTGCAGTATATCCCTCCTCCTTATGGCTCTCAAGAGCCTATGGGGATGAATACCACCTACCTGCAGCCAGTGGTGAGCCCATGTGGCCTCATACCCACTGGAGGGTTGGCGGCCACCATGCCAAGCCCCCCTCAGTACTATACCATCTACCCTCCGGAGAATGCTGCCTTTGTTGACGACCAGGACTACCCTTCCTTTGCGGACACTGCAGATGGCAG GTCCAGCCCTGATGCTGAGCAGCTAGAAGAGACACCGCTGGGTGATGAGGACTCTGCCTGCTTCTCCCCTCCTCCGTATGAGGAGATATGCTCCCCTCCTCGATAG